A segment of the Microbacterium luteolum genome:
TCGACAGGCCGCAGGGAGTCTCCCGACAGAATGCCGAGGATCAGGGAAAGCGCACGGCCGTTCCGGTCGCGCGCTCTATGATCCGGGCGACCATCTCCTCGGACGTCGTGTTCTCGCCCGGACGGTTGGGTTTGCCGCTGCCGTGATAGTCGCTCGAACCGGTCACGATGAGGTCGTGCGCGGCGGCGATCCCGCGCAGCTTCCGCTTGCCCGCCTCGGTGTTCTCCCGGTGGTCGATCTCGAACCCGCCGAGCCCGGCGGCGATCAGGCGCTCGAGGTAGGGCACCGGCATCATCAGGTCGCGGCCGGTCACCGGGTGGGCGATGACCGCCACTCCCCCGGCATCCGTGATGAGGCGGACCGCCGTGAGCGGGTCGGGAGCGTAGTGGGGCTCGTAGTACCCCTCGCGCGGATGGAGGATGCCATCGAAGGCCTCGGTGCGGTCGCGCACGATCCCTCGGGCGATCAGCGCATCGGCGATGTGCGGGCGCCCGACGGTGGCGTCGAGCGTGGTCTGCGCCAGCACGTCGTCCCAGTGCAGGTCGTAGTCGCGTCCGATGCTCCGGACGATCCGCTCCGCTCGTCCGATCCGATCGCCGCGGATCCTGTCCGTCTCGGCCAGGAGAGCCGGGTCCTCCGGATCGAAGAGGTACCCGAGCACGTGCACGCTGCGCCACTCGTGCTTCGCCGAGAGTTCCATCCCGGGGAGGAACGTCATCCCCAGCTCTGCGGCGGCATCGCCCGCCTCCCGCCACCCCGTCGAGCGGTCGTGGTCGGTGAGCGCGACCGTCCTCACGCCGTGCGCGTGCGCCTGCCGGACGACCTCCGCGGGGCTCTCCGTGCCATCGGAATGGTTGGAGTGCAGGTGCAGGTCTGCAGGACCGGCGAACCCGTGGGACGGAGTGGACATCCTCTCAGCGTACCGAGCACGGACGGCAGGGACTTCACAGGCGGCGCTTCTAGGCTTGTCAGGATGCTTCGACTACTGGGGGTCCTGTTCACCGTGCTGCTCGCGATCGCGACGGCGATCGTGGTGTGGCCGCAGTTCTTCCACCTCGAGCAGACCTATCCGTTCGCGCAACTGGTGTCGGCTCGCGGCCCCGTTCTGGCCGGATTCCTCATCGTCGCGGTTCTCGCGCTCCTGCTGCTCCTCGCTCGTCCGCTGCGAGGGTTCGCGGCATCCGTCCTCATCGTGGCTCTGGTCGGAGCCGGAGCGATCGGCGCGATCGGCGCCGTGCGCGGCTTCGGAGCCTCCGCGCTCCCGGAGAAGACCGCGGACAGCGTCCGCGTGCTGACCTGGAACACCGCCGGCGAGGCGGTCTCAGCCGCGGACATCGCGCAGCAGATCCTCGAGCAGGGTGCCGACATCGTCGCGCTTCCGGAGACCACACAGGCGGTCGGAGAACAGATCGCGCTGATGCTGCGGGAGCAGGGACACCCGATGTGGGTGCATCACGTGCAGTTCCGTCCCGACGTGGAGGACGGTCCGCAGTCCTGGCAGACGACCGTGCTGGTCGCCCCCGAGCTCGGCGAGTACTCCGTGATCGAGTCGTCGAAGGATGGCACGAGCAACACCGGATCCGTGCCGAGCGCCGTGCTCATGCCCATCGACGGCGCCGGACCCACCATCGTCGCGGTGCACGCGGTGGCGCCGCGCATGGAGGAGATGGAGCAGTGGCGGCAGGATCTGCAGTGGATCGCCGACCAGTGCCCTCCAGGCGACTTCATCCTCGCCGGCGACTTCAACGCCACCATCGACCACATGGCGCCGCTCGGCATGGACGGGGGCGACATCGGGTACTGCCGCGACGGGGCGTCGCGCACGGGCAACGGGATGACCGGCACCTGGCCGAGTTCGCTCCCTCCCCTGGCCGGTGCCCCGATCGACCACGTCATGGTCTCGAAGAACTGGACGCCGTCGGGCTCCGTCGTGCTCGATGACGCGGGCGGAAGCGACCACCGCGCCCTCGTCGTGCAGCTGGAGCCGGCCGGCTGAGCTTCTGCGCCTGCCCACCAGATGACAGACTGGAGGGATGAGCACCGCAGAGCGCGACACGATCGCAGAAGCCGCCGGAGAGATCCCCGCCGAAGTCACGACGGAGACCGTCGAGAACAGCAGTACCAATCGCAAGCAGCCCTTCCCGCAGGGCTTCCTCGACACGATCTCGACCGGCTGGGCCGAGCGGCCGGAGACCCTTCCGGCTCCGCGGGCACAGGCCGCGTTCGCGGCGACGCGGCGGGCGGCGGTCTCCGCGGCCTTCCCCGGCAAGCGACTGGTGATCCCCGCCGGCTCCCTCAAGCAGCGCAGCAACGACACCGACTACGTGTTCCGCGCGCACTCGGCATTCGCCCACCTCACCGGCTGGGCGTCGGATGCCGAGCCCGACTCGATCCTCGTCTTCGAGCCGACGGACGCCGGACACGACGTCACCCTCTACTTCCGCGAGCGCGCCGACCGCACCACGACCGAGTTCTACGCCGACGCCACGGTGGGCGAGTTCTGGATCGGCCCGCGGCCCTCCCTCGCCGGCGTCGCAGCCGACCTCGCGATCGCGACAGAGCACCTGCACGAATTCGCACCGGTCGACGGCGAGCTGATCCTCGACGACGATGACGACCTCACCCGCGTCGTCTCCGAGCTGCGCCTGATCAAGGACGAGTTCGAGATCGCCGAGATGCGTCGCGCCGTGGACATCACCGCGCACGGCTTCGACGACATCATCCGCGAGCTGCCGCAGGCGATCGACCACGCACGCGGAGAGCGCGTCGTCGAGGGCGTCTTCCACCGCCGCGCGCGCGAGGACGGCAACGGCGAGGGGTACGACACCATCGCCGCCTCTGGTCCGCACGCCTGCTACCTGCACTGGACCCGCAACGACGGCAGCGTCGTCCCCGGCGACCTGATCCTCGTCGATGCCGGCGTGGAGGCGGACAGCCTGTACACGGCCGACATCACCCGCACGCTTCCGGTGTCGGGCACCTTCACCGAGGTGCAGCGTCGCGTCTACGAGACCGTGCGCGAGGCCGCGGATGCCGCGTTCGCCGCAGCGCGCGTGGGCGTGCGGTTCCGCGACGTGCACGCCGCGGCGATGACCGTGATCGCCGCCCGCACCGCCGAGTGGGGTCTACTGCCGGTCACTGCTGAGGAAGCCCTCGACGCGGATGCCGGCGGGCAGCACCGCCGCTACATGGTGCACGGCACGTCGCATCACCTGGGCATCGACGTGCACGACTGCGCACAGGCGCGTCGCGAGATGTACTACGACGGCATCCTCGCGCCCGGCATGGTCTTCACGATCGAACCCGGCCTCTACTTCCAGATCGACGACCTCACGGTGCCCGCGGAGCTTCGCGGCATCGGCGTGCGCATCGAGGACGACATCCTGATGACCGCCGACGGACCCGTGAATCTGTCGGCCGGGATCCCCCGCACAGCTGACGAGGTCGAGGCCTGGATCGCCCGCGTGCAGAGCTGACACGCGATGCACGAGGGCGAGCTGCCACTCGACGATGGTCTCGCCGAGCGGCTGATCGCACAGCGCTTCCCGGAGCTGCGCGGTCGACCGCTGCGGCGCGTGCCCACGACCGGCACGGTGAACACCATCATCCGACTGGGCGATGAGCTGGTCGCGCGGTTCCCGCTCCTCGGCGCTTCCGAGGCGGAGCTGCGCGCCGAGGCCGACGCCATGGCCGAGCTGGCCGACGCCGGCCCGTTCCCCGCTGCGCGCCCCTACGGGGTCGCGAACGCCTCCGACGGTTTCGCTTCGGCGTGGTCGGTGCAGACCTGGCTCGACGGCGAGGTGGCCGGGCACGCACGGCACGCGGCATCCGCTTCTCTCGCCCGCGACCTCGTGACGCTCATCACGGCACTGCGGAGCGTCCCGGTCGGCGGACGCGTGTTCGACGGCGCCGGTCGCGGCGGTCATCTCCCCGATCACGACGAGTGGATCGCGGAGTGCCTCGCGCAGAGCGGACACCTGCTCGACACGCGTCGGGCTGCCGAGCTCTGGGCGTCGCTGCGCGTGCTGCCGACAACCGGGCCCGACGTCATGAGTCATCGCGACCTCACCCCGTTCAACCTGCTCGTCATCGGCCGCGACGGCGACGATCGGCTCGCCGGTGTCCTCGACGGCGGGAGCTTCGGACCGGCCGACCCGGCGCTCGACCTCGTCGCCGCGTGGCATCTGTTCGATGCTCCGCGCCGACGGATCCTGCGCGACGGCGTCGGCGCGGGCGATGGGGAATGGCTGGGCGGAGCGGCATGGGCGTTCCAGCAGGCGATGGGTCTCATCTGGTACTACGAGGAGTCGAATCCGCCGATGAGCGCACTGGGCCTCTCTACGATGCGGCGGCTGCTGGAGGACGAGGAGCTGTCGGCGCTCCGCCCGTGAGGGGGCGTCACTCCGCGACGATCTCGACCTTGAATCCTTCGGCGTTCTCCAGCCAGCCGGCGTAGTGGTCGGGTCCGCCGGCGTGCGGATACCGATCTCCGTACAACGGCTGCCACCCATGGGCGACGGCAGCGGACATCACGGCGTCGACCTCGGTCCGGGATCCGCCCCAGAGCGCGAGGTGGTTCATGCCCGGTCGCCGTCGGTCGTGATCGACCGCCGACAGGTTCGGCGAGTTCGTCAGCGTCACGTAGGCGCCACCGGCGTCCCAGGTCCGACCGCCCGGCCACTCCCCTGTGCATTCCAGACCGAGCGAGGTGAAAAGCCAGCTCCAGCCGTCGACGACCGCATCGAGGTCCGCCACCCAGATCTCGACGTGATGAATCCCCTTCATGACGGCTTCGACGCGCTCAGCGGCGCACGAACTCCGCGACGACCGGCGCGAGAGACGCACCGATTTCGGATGCCGGGCGCTTCCGCCCCTTCACCTCGAACGTGTGCCCGCCGCCCTCGATCCAGACGACCTCGGCGTTCTGACACGTCGCGACCGCATCCTCGAACTGGGA
Coding sequences within it:
- a CDS encoding PHP domain-containing protein: MSTPSHGFAGPADLHLHSNHSDGTESPAEVVRQAHAHGVRTVALTDHDRSTGWREAGDAAAELGMTFLPGMELSAKHEWRSVHVLGYLFDPEDPALLAETDRIRGDRIGRAERIVRSIGRDYDLHWDDVLAQTTLDATVGRPHIADALIARGIVRDRTEAFDGILHPREGYYEPHYAPDPLTAVRLITDAGGVAVIAHPVTGRDLMMPVPYLERLIAAGLGGFEIDHRENTEAGKRKLRGIAAAHDLIVTGSSDYHGSGKPNRPGENTTSEEMVARIIERATGTAVRFP
- a CDS encoding endonuclease/exonuclease/phosphatase family protein, whose amino-acid sequence is MLRLLGVLFTVLLAIATAIVVWPQFFHLEQTYPFAQLVSARGPVLAGFLIVAVLALLLLLARPLRGFAASVLIVALVGAGAIGAIGAVRGFGASALPEKTADSVRVLTWNTAGEAVSAADIAQQILEQGADIVALPETTQAVGEQIALMLREQGHPMWVHHVQFRPDVEDGPQSWQTTVLVAPELGEYSVIESSKDGTSNTGSVPSAVLMPIDGAGPTIVAVHAVAPRMEEMEQWRQDLQWIADQCPPGDFILAGDFNATIDHMAPLGMDGGDIGYCRDGASRTGNGMTGTWPSSLPPLAGAPIDHVMVSKNWTPSGSVVLDDAGGSDHRALVVQLEPAG
- a CDS encoding aminopeptidase P family protein, encoding MSTAERDTIAEAAGEIPAEVTTETVENSSTNRKQPFPQGFLDTISTGWAERPETLPAPRAQAAFAATRRAAVSAAFPGKRLVIPAGSLKQRSNDTDYVFRAHSAFAHLTGWASDAEPDSILVFEPTDAGHDVTLYFRERADRTTTEFYADATVGEFWIGPRPSLAGVAADLAIATEHLHEFAPVDGELILDDDDDLTRVVSELRLIKDEFEIAEMRRAVDITAHGFDDIIRELPQAIDHARGERVVEGVFHRRAREDGNGEGYDTIAASGPHACYLHWTRNDGSVVPGDLILVDAGVEADSLYTADITRTLPVSGTFTEVQRRVYETVREAADAAFAAARVGVRFRDVHAAAMTVIAARTAEWGLLPVTAEEALDADAGGQHRRYMVHGTSHHLGIDVHDCAQARREMYYDGILAPGMVFTIEPGLYFQIDDLTVPAELRGIGVRIEDDILMTADGPVNLSAGIPRTADEVEAWIARVQS
- a CDS encoding phosphotransferase is translated as MHEGELPLDDGLAERLIAQRFPELRGRPLRRVPTTGTVNTIIRLGDELVARFPLLGASEAELRAEADAMAELADAGPFPAARPYGVANASDGFASAWSVQTWLDGEVAGHARHAASASLARDLVTLITALRSVPVGGRVFDGAGRGGHLPDHDEWIAECLAQSGHLLDTRRAAELWASLRVLPTTGPDVMSHRDLTPFNLLVIGRDGDDRLAGVLDGGSFGPADPALDLVAAWHLFDAPRRRILRDGVGAGDGEWLGGAAWAFQQAMGLIWYYEESNPPMSALGLSTMRRLLEDEELSALRP
- a CDS encoding VOC family protein, coding for MKGIHHVEIWVADLDAVVDGWSWLFTSLGLECTGEWPGGRTWDAGGAYVTLTNSPNLSAVDHDRRRPGMNHLALWGGSRTEVDAVMSAAVAHGWQPLYGDRYPHAGGPDHYAGWLENAEGFKVEIVAE